A genomic stretch from Kovacikia minuta CCNUW1 includes:
- a CDS encoding CHAT domain-containing protein, with amino-acid sequence MGASQFEELSPLPAVPLELNTIAESLWSGKVLLNQNFTLANLQAYRAKSPYGIVHLATHADFAPGSISDSYIQFWNERLSLNRLRDLGLRSPPVQLLVLSACRTAVGNPQAELGFAGLAVMSGSKAAIASLWQVSDVGTLVLMTEFYRQLKTAIKPEALRRSQIALLRKQVSLTNSPALKQHPEPLPPELKEGQEPDLSHPYYWAAFTLVGNAW; translated from the coding sequence ATGGGGGCTTCTCAATTTGAGGAACTGTCTCCCTTACCGGCGGTACCCCTGGAGCTAAACACGATCGCTGAGTCCCTATGGTCGGGAAAGGTGCTCCTCAACCAGAACTTTACACTGGCAAATTTGCAAGCCTATCGAGCTAAATCTCCCTATGGAATTGTGCATCTGGCAACCCATGCCGACTTTGCGCCTGGCTCAATTTCAGACTCCTATATTCAGTTCTGGAATGAGCGTTTATCCCTCAACCGACTGCGGGATCTGGGCTTGCGTTCTCCGCCCGTGCAACTGCTCGTGCTGAGTGCCTGTCGGACAGCAGTTGGCAACCCCCAGGCTGAGTTGGGTTTTGCCGGATTGGCAGTCATGTCCGGCAGTAAAGCCGCGATCGCCAGTCTGTGGCAGGTCAGCGATGTCGGCACCTTAGTTCTAATGACTGAATTCTATCGTCAGCTTAAAACCGCAATTAAACCCGAAGCGCTTAGACGAAGCCAAATTGCCCTCCTCCGCAAACAAGTGAGTTTGACCAACAGTCCTGCCCTCAAACAGCACCCAGAACCGCTCCCACCAGAACTCAAAGAAGGGCAGGAACCCGATCTTTCCCATCCCTATTACTGGGCAGCATTTACGTTAGTTGGGAATGCCTGGTGA
- a CDS encoding CHAT domain-containing protein → MRRLFRLSCIALLVFGLSLTAIRSTPAATPAERQQATPLNVEQLQETLDRQDVAGAIRLVELGWQYQYEQYYGGELTTQFLDADGIRQRLEDISRTTGKKVALIYAIPTPNHLELILLPPGARPIHHRVSSVNRQTLVQFVQSFRDGVMDPDTPRLDYLQPAQRLYRILISPLEQDLRALRLNTLVFCLGGGLRTVPLAALHDGKQFLTEKYNLAILPAFNLLDHRPTVCKRHKCVSNGGFSI, encoded by the coding sequence ATGCGACGCTTATTCAGGTTAAGTTGTATTGCTCTCCTGGTTTTTGGACTGTCCTTGACGGCAATCCGCTCTACTCCTGCGGCGACTCCTGCTGAGCGGCAGCAAGCCACCCCGCTTAATGTAGAGCAACTTCAAGAAACGCTCGATCGCCAGGATGTGGCAGGTGCGATTCGGTTGGTGGAGTTGGGTTGGCAGTATCAATACGAACAGTACTACGGTGGCGAACTAACCACCCAGTTCCTGGATGCAGATGGGATTCGCCAGCGGTTGGAGGATATTTCACGCACCACGGGCAAAAAAGTGGCGCTCATCTACGCAATTCCGACACCGAATCACCTGGAACTCATTCTGCTTCCCCCGGGTGCCCGTCCGATCCACCACCGAGTTTCCAGTGTAAATCGGCAAACGCTGGTTCAGTTTGTCCAATCTTTCCGCGATGGGGTGATGGACCCGGATACCCCCCGTTTGGACTACCTCCAGCCTGCTCAAAGACTCTATCGCATACTCATTTCACCCCTGGAGCAGGATCTGAGAGCACTCCGCCTCAACACATTGGTTTTTTGTTTGGGGGGGGGATTGCGAACCGTTCCCCTGGCTGCACTCCATGATGGCAAACAGTTTTTGACCGAAAAGTACAACCTTGCTATCCTTCCCGCATTCAATTTATTGGATCACCGTCCTACGGTGTGTAAAAGGCACAAATGTGTTAGCAATGGGGGCTTCTCAATTTGA